GCAGACGCCCTCCTCCTCGGGCTGGTCGAACTCGACGTGGTAGTTCGCGCCACACTCCGAACAGACGCGCCGACCGGTGAGGCGCTCGACGAGCACGTCCTCGGGCACCGACAGGAAGACGACGTAGTCGAGGTCGGTCTCCTCGGTGAGGAACTCCGCCTGGTCGAGGTTGCGCGGGTAGCCGTCGAGCACGAAGCCGTCGGCGTCGGCCAGCGCCGCGACGACGATTTCGTTGACCACCGGGTCCGGCACGAGTTCGCCGGCGTCCATGAACTCGCCGGGCGTGCCGTACTCCGTCTCCATCTCCTTGTTCTGGCGAAGCGCGTCGCCCGTCGTGATGTGGTCGAGGTCGTACTCGGCGGTGAGGCGCTTCGCTTGCGTCCCCTTCCCCGCACCCGGTGGCCCGAGCAACAGGATTCGGTGGTCGCTCATACCTCCTCGGTCCGGGGCCACGGTGAAAGGCGTGCGGATTCCGGCGCGGTTCGCGAGCACGACCCCCTCGGTCGGCGACCGCCAGCGTGCCACCCGCTCGGGGGCGACCGCCCGGTTTTTGCGTCGACCGCGAGAACGACACCCCATGACCCGCTTCGACGCCGACACGGCAGCCGACCGCCGGAAGCTGTTCGCGGACGCCGTCACCGCCCACCGCGAGCGCGGGAGCGCGTTCCTCACGATCGAGGTGGAACCGCCGCGCGAGGAACTCCAGTTCGGCGAGTCAGACGAGGCTGGCGACGGCGACGCCGCAGACGACGAGAACTCGCCCCCGCCGTGGATTCAGTTCGCCGAGAAGACGTTCAACCTCGACTGCACTGACGAGGAACTGTCGCGGCTCCACGACCTGCTCGACGACTACCCGGAGTTCCGGGTCGACGAGCAGACCGAACCGGAGGAAGCCGAGGGGACGAACCTCCGCATCTCGGCGCGCTCGGACGCCAACCGGCTCGCGAGCTTCCTCGACCGCGCGTTCGCGGAGGTGTACGATCAGCCCGACGACTACCGGGCGTGGGTCGTCCAGATCTGAGGTCGGAGGCTGCGGCGACCCAGTCGAGCGGCCGTCACTCGCGACCGACGAGCAGGTAGAGGATCAGGACGGCCCCGGCGCCGAATATCGAGACGAACAGGCCGGCGAGCATCGTCGCGAGCGCCCACAGCGTCGCGTCGTCGTTACCGCGCGACTGCGCGTCGCGGTACACCCAGTAGGCCATCCCGATCGGGATCAACAGCCCGAAGATCAGGACGAAGATGAAGAACACGATCAGCAGTTCGACACCGCCAGGTATCGCTCCGAACAGCGGGAGAGGGACCATACCGGCGGATGACACGTCTAGCTGATAGGTCTACCGACAGTCAGTCGCGGATGACGACGAGGTAGTACACCGCGAACGCGAGCAGGAACCCGAGCAGGTTCAACAGGAGCGACGCCAGCGCCATCCCGCCGGCCCACAGTTTCGGCGAGTCCGTCCGCCGCGTCTTCGCGTCCTGGTAGGTGAAGTAGCCGACGACGACGGCCACGAGCACGTTGAGCAGGCCGAAGAGGCCGGGGTCGATCAGGCCGAACTGGAGCGGCACGAGCGCCGCGTCGGGGAGCATACCGCTTGGGACTCACGCCGGCGGAATAACTCCTCTGGCGGTCACGGGACGCCGCCGTCAGCGGCGTCGTCGTCGCGCCCGGCGACGAGGTACAGCGCGGCGACGACCACCAGCGCGGGGAGGCTGGCGACGCCGACGAGCACCGCCGCCGTCGGCCACGCGCGTGGGTTGGCGCTTTGGCGACCGGCGTCCCAGCCGACGAGGCCGGCGACGACGACGGTCGGGACGAGTCGAAGCAGGAGTGCGGTCGCGAGGGCGCCACCGCCCGGGAGTGACCCGAACAGCGGGACGTCGGTCGCGAGGACGACACCGAACACCTGGAGGACGTCGATGGGAACCACGCACGGGAGTCCCCGGCGCGGTGACAAAAGCGGGTCGCTCCTCAGAACAGCGAGTCGTCAGTGAGATCTGCGGCCATCACGAAGTCGGGTTGGTCGGAGACTGGCGTCCGCGTCGCGGCGGCGTCGGAGACGCACTCGACGGTCTCTGGGATCAAGATTCGCGTGTCGTCGATGCCGCGGTCGGCGGCGTCGCGGGCGATGGCGTCCGTCAGCGCGTCCAGCGCGTCGGTGTCCGCCCACGCGGCGACTTGGTAGACGCCCCACGTGGTCTCGGTACCGCCCTCGTCCTCGCGGTCGTAGGTGTACGCCAACGCCGACATCGCGCGCGTCCCGCCGTCCGTGACGACGAACAGGCCGTCGCGGTCGGCCGCTGCGCGGAGGTCTGCCCGCGTCAACTCCGAGCAGGCCCACGACTCGTCGCCGTCGAGCGCGAGGCCGCCGAGGTGGTCGCGGGCGTCGCTCGCGGTCCAGAACGCCCACGCGGCGTCGGGGTCTGCGGTCACGTCGAGGTCCGGGTCGGCGTCGGCGTCCGGTTCCGGCTGGAGCCACCGGAACTCCGTCGCGGGACCGAAGCCGACCGCTCGCGACTGGCCGAGGCCGGCGACGTTCCACGAGAACACCATGTTCCGGCAGACGACGGCGCCGTTGTCGCGGGCCCACTGGAAGCCGGCGCGCGAGAGGCCGGGCGAGAGGCCGTGCCCGCGGTAGTCGGGGTTGACTCGCATCGCCTGCGCCCACGCCTCCGTCTCCGACAGCATGACACACTGGAGGACGCCCGCCACGTCGTCGCCGTCGTCGACGTCGACGACCATCGTGTGCTGTCGTTCGTCGTCGCTGGCGACCATGTCGGCGAACACGTCCGGGAGGTAGTCGCCGTGGCGCTCGCCCCACGTGTCCTGTGTGAAGCGGACGACGTGCTCCACGTCCGACTCCCGAGCCTGCCGGATCGTGAACTCGTGGTCGGAGGCGGTGCCGGAGTCGCCGTCGCTCATGTCCAGGGCTTGGACTCCTCGGTGAGTTCGCCCGCGAGGTCGCGACCCATCGCGTCGTCGGCGTCGGCGACGTTCGCGAGCGCCCACATCAGCTTCACCTTCGCCGTGCCGGGGAGCGTGTCGCCCGCCTCGACGACGCCTGCGTCGAGCAGGTCGCGCCCGGTGTCGTACACGCGGTCGCAGACGCGCCCCTCCAGACACTGGCTCGTCATCACGACGGTCGTGCCGTCGTCGACCAGTTCCTCAAACCGCGGGATCAGGTCGGTGTGGACGTGCCCGAGGCCCGTCCCTTCGATCACGACGCCGGACTTCCCGTCGAGGTAGTCGAGCGCTGCGGGGTCCATCCCGGGCGTGAACTTCACCAACTCCACGTCCTCGACGAGGTCTGGCGCGATGTCGAGGTCGGCGTCGCCACGACGGGCGTACGTCTTCCCCTCGCGGAAGGAGACGGCGATGTCGTCCTCGTCGGTGCCGTAGTCGACGCGACCCAGCGGTTCGGCGCCGACCGTCTGGAAGGCGTCGCGACGGGAGGTGTGGTTCTTGCGGACGCGGGTGCCGCGGTGGAGCGCACAGTAGTCGTCTGAGGGGGTGCCGTGCATGCACACCATCACCTCCGCGCAGTCGGACTTGGCCGCCTCGACGGCACAGACGGCGTTCATCACGTTGTCCGAGGAGGGGCGGTCCGCAGAGCGCTGGCTCCCGGTGAACACGATGGGGACGGGCGTGTCGAGCATGAACGACAGCGCCGACGCCGAGTACTGCATCGTGTCGGTGCCGTGCATGACGACGACGCCGTCGGCGCCGGCTTCGACCTCTTCGCGGACGGCCTCCGCGAGGTCCGTCCAGATCTCGGGGTTCATGTTCTCCGAGAGGATGTTGGCGACGACACGCCCGCGGTAGTTCGCGCGGCCCGCCAGGTCGGGGACGGCGCGCAGCACGTCCTCGGCGTCGAAGCGGGCGGTGACGGCGCCGGTGCGGTAGTCGACGGTGGAGGCGATGGTGCCGCCGGTCGAGATGAGCGCGACCGTCGGGAGGTCGTCGTCGAACGACACCGCGGAGGCGTCGCCGTCGGCGTCGTCGTCGCCGACCTCGCGGGCGCCGCGTTCGAGCACTTCGACGCTCGCGTCGGCGCGGTCGACGCCGACGTTGTAGCCGCCCTCGAGCTTAAGCACGAGGTGGTCCTCGTCGCTCGACGGCATCAACACGCCCTCGTCGGTGACGGCCGCGTGCTCCACGCGGACGCGGTCTCCGGGGCTCGGGGTCATACGTGGCGATAGCGGTCGGGGCGAACTTGAACTTGCCCGTCCGCGGTTCCCCCCGCCGCCCTCGCCGCGAGCGATCTGGTGCCGTCCAGCGGTCTCACTCGTGACCGTCCGAGGCGACCCGACACAAGAACCATACCCTCGGGTCGCCCACTCACAGCTATGTCGAAGAGTCTGGAGGAACTGCAAGAGCTCGCCGAACGTGACGTGGGGAGCGACGACACCGGCGACGCCAGCGGCACCGACGCCACGGAGGAGGCTACCGGTACGGGCCACGACGCCGACGACTCGGGTGACGGCTCTCGCGCCCTCCTCGGTCGCTCGCCGTTCTCGGTGAAGGGGTTCGGCGTCACGCTCCTCGTGCTCGTCGCGGGCCTCGTCGCCGGCTCTGCGGTGCCCATCGTCGGCGGCCTCGCGCGGTACGTCGGATTGTTCGCGGCGGCGTTCGCCCTCGGGCTCGCCCGCTCGCGCCGCGCGTACCTCGAAACCGCTGTCGCGGGCGCGCTCGCCGCCGGCGGCGCGTTCCTGCTCGGCACGCTCACCACCGGGACGCTGGTGCTCGGAACGAACCTACTCGCAGACTACGGGGTTCCCATCGCGGGTGTGGGCGTCACGGTCGGGGTGCTCCTGTCGGTCGCGGGGGTCTACTTCGGGCGCGACCTGCGCGACGGGCTGACGCGCGACGTGGAGTGACCTACGCCGAGAGCCGCCATCGCTTGCCCTCCCGGACGACGAGGTCGGCCTCCGACAGGCGATGGAGCCCCTCCTCCACGGCCTCCGGCTCCACGTTCACCTCCTCGACGACCGATCGCAGCGAGCCGTCGGTCGACGACACTGCCGCCAGTAACTTGGCGTAGAACCGAGAGTCTGCGTCGGCGCCGAGCCGGTCGTTGAGGCGGTCGAGCACGTCGGTGATCCGACCGTGGACCCACCGTTGCGCCAGGGACAACTCGTTCTCCAAGTCTTGAAGGCGGTCGAACTCGGCGGCCAACTCCGCCGCCTCGCCGTCGTCGTCCTCGCCGTCTTCGGTCGTCCAGAACTCCAGGTCGATGTGCATGTGCGGGCACCGTCCCTGGATGTCGAGGTTCGGGTTCGCGGGGTACGCCGACTTCGTGCCGAAGCCGTGCCGAGAGACGTTCACTTCGAGGCGCACGTCGCGGGCGATGTGGAAGTACTTGCGCCGCCGGTCGTCGGTGTGGCTCTCGATGAGCCCCGCGTCCTCCAGTTTCCGGAGGTGGTCGATGACGGCCTTCGGCGACACGCCGAGGTACTCGCTGATCTCGGTCACGTAGCAGGGTTTGTGCGAGAGCAGCCGGAGAATGCGCCGGCGGTTCTCGTTCCCGAGGAGATCGAGCAGTACCGCGGAGTCCATACACCTGTGGTAACCGCTCCGGCTATTTAACCTCCGCGTCAGCGAGCAGTAGATTCGCCAGACGGCAACACGGTGGCTGCGACCGCGACCGCGACGACCGTCGCCGCGAGACTCCCCACCGCGAGCGTCCACCCGGGGTCGTAGCGCACCGGCGGGTGGTTCGCGAACGGCAGGCCGAGGAGGAAGCCGTAGTCGAACACGTCGTTCGCGAGCGCGAGGAGTGCGACCGCCGCGAGCGTCCGCCGGGAGGTGTGACCGACGCGAGCGAGCAGCAGCGCCTCCCCGAGGAACGCGGCGTGGGTGAGGAGGATGCCCCAGTAGGCCCACAGCGAGTCTGCGTCGAAGCCGACGTACAGGTCGTTCGGAAGGTCGCCACGGACGAAGGGGATGTTGAGCGCGACGAACGTCCACAGCCCCATCTTCACGAGCCAGACGACTGCGAGCGTCGTCAGCACAGACAGGAGTGTCGTCCGCGTGACCG
The DNA window shown above is from Halobaculum marinum and carries:
- a CDS encoding adenylate kinase, giving the protein MSDHRILLLGPPGAGKGTQAKRLTAEYDLDHITTGDALRQNKEMETEYGTPGEFMDAGELVPDPVVNEIVVAALADADGFVLDGYPRNLDQAEFLTEETDLDYVVFLSVPEDVLVERLTGRRVCSECGANYHVEFDQPEEEGVCDECGAELIQREDDTEETVRERLRVYRENTEPVVEHYRDEGSLVEVSGEGTPDDVFENLRDVVES
- a CDS encoding GNAT family N-acetyltransferase — encoded protein: MSDGDSGTASDHEFTIRQARESDVEHVVRFTQDTWGERHGDYLPDVFADMVASDDERQHTMVVDVDDGDDVAGVLQCVMLSETEAWAQAMRVNPDYRGHGLSPGLSRAGFQWARDNGAVVCRNMVFSWNVAGLGQSRAVGFGPATEFRWLQPEPDADADPDLDVTADPDAAWAFWTASDARDHLGGLALDGDESWACSELTRADLRAAADRDGLFVVTDGGTRAMSALAYTYDREDEGGTETTWGVYQVAAWADTDALDALTDAIARDAADRGIDDTRILIPETVECVSDAAATRTPVSDQPDFVMAADLTDDSLF
- the gatD gene encoding Glu-tRNA(Gln) amidotransferase subunit GatD, encoding MTPSPGDRVRVEHAAVTDEGVLMPSSDEDHLVLKLEGGYNVGVDRADASVEVLERGAREVGDDDADGDASAVSFDDDLPTVALISTGGTIASTVDYRTGAVTARFDAEDVLRAVPDLAGRANYRGRVVANILSENMNPEIWTDLAEAVREEVEAGADGVVVMHGTDTMQYSASALSFMLDTPVPIVFTGSQRSADRPSSDNVMNAVCAVEAAKSDCAEVMVCMHGTPSDDYCALHRGTRVRKNHTSRRDAFQTVGAEPLGRVDYGTDEDDIAVSFREGKTYARRGDADLDIAPDLVEDVELVKFTPGMDPAALDYLDGKSGVVIEGTGLGHVHTDLIPRFEELVDDGTTVVMTSQCLEGRVCDRVYDTGRDLLDAGVVEAGDTLPGTAKVKLMWALANVADADDAMGRDLAGELTEESKPWT
- a CDS encoding ArsR/SmtB family transcription factor, whose protein sequence is MDSAVLLDLLGNENRRRILRLLSHKPCYVTEISEYLGVSPKAVIDHLRKLEDAGLIESHTDDRRRKYFHIARDVRLEVNVSRHGFGTKSAYPANPNLDIQGRCPHMHIDLEFWTTEDGEDDDGEAAELAAEFDRLQDLENELSLAQRWVHGRITDVLDRLNDRLGADADSRFYAKLLAAVSSTDGSLRSVVEEVNVEPEAVEEGLHRLSEADLVVREGKRWRLSA
- a CDS encoding DUF1405 domain-containing protein, with translation MADDTATRNPLPASLAEFYLTTPFTLALLLLANGLAFLVGVRYYVETMPAVATYLWPLYGDSPTAIALGTLVLAALVPFAGRRLSSVTRTTLLSVLTTLAVVWLVKMGLWTFVALNIPFVRGDLPNDLYVGFDADSLWAYWGILLTHAAFLGEALLLARVGHTSRRTLAAVALLALANDVFDYGFLLGLPFANHPPVRYDPGWTLAVGSLAATVVAVAVAATVLPSGESTAR